In one window of Helianthus annuus cultivar XRQ/B chromosome 17, HanXRQr2.0-SUNRISE, whole genome shotgun sequence DNA:
- the LOC110921724 gene encoding nuclear transport factor 2, with protein sequence MTTPSHLPVTAAQVGTYFVGHYYQVLQTQTDYVHQFYSDRSTLLRVDGHNRETATSMLQIHALVMSLNYTGIEIKTVHALELWDRGVVVLVSGSVHVKDFSLKRNFVQAFFLAPQEKGYFVLNDIFHFLDDQPNYHHPVAFMTQNDLVSKMNASTALREQVMLKKNAHLKLSWF encoded by the exons ATGACGACACCGTCTCATTTACCCGTAACCGCCGCTCAG GTGGGAACATACTTTGTTGGACATTATTATCAGGTGCTTCAAACGCAAACTGATTATGTTCACCAGTTTTACAGTGATAGGAGCACCTTGCTTCGTGTTGATGGTCATAACAGAGAAACTGCCACTTCAATGCTG CAAATACACGCGCTTGTTATGTCGCTTAACTATACGGGAATAGAAATCAAGACGGTGCACGCGCTCGAGTTGTGGGACAGAGGTGTTGTCGTGTTGGTTTCAGGTTCTGTGCACGTTAAAGATTTTAGCCTGAAGAGGAATTTCGTGCAGGCGTTTTTCCTCGCGCCTCAGGAGAAAGGATACTTTGTTTTGAATGATATCTTTCACTTTCTCGATGACCAGCCAAATTATCATCATCCTGTTGCGTTTATGACGCAGAACGATTTGGTATCCAAAATGAATGCTTCAACTGCACTTCGAGAACAAG TGATGCTGAAGAAGAATGCCCATTTGAAGCTCTCATGGTTCTGA